In Torulaspora delbrueckii CBS 1146 chromosome 1, complete genome, one genomic interval encodes:
- the ASC1 gene encoding 40S ribosomal protein RACK1 (similar to Saccharomyces cerevisiae ASC1 (YMR116C); ancestral locus Anc_2.431) translates to MSNAEVLVLRGTLEGHNGWVTSLATSAGQPNLLLSASRDKTLISWKLTGDDQQYGVPVRSFKGHSHIVQDCALTADGAYALSASWDKTLRLWDVATGETYQRFVGHKSDVMSVAIDRKASMIISGSRDKTVKVWTIKGQCLATMLGHNDWVSQVRIVPTEDVNDDTVTVISAGMDKMVKAWNVNQFQIEADFIGHNNYVNTVTASPDGSLIASAGKDGEIMLWNLADKSAMYTLSAQDEVFALAFSPNRYWLSAATASGIKIFCLDPKSLVDELKPEFAGYTKAAEPHAVSLAWSADGQTLFAGYTDNVIRVWQVMTAN, encoded by the exons ATGTCTAACGCTGAAGTTCTAGTTTTGAGAGGTACCTTGGAAGGTCATAACGGTTGGGTCACTTCTTTGGCCACTTCTGCTGGTCAACCAAACTTGTTGTTGTCCGCTTCCCGTGATAAGACTTTGATCTCCTGGAAGTTGACTGGTGATGACCAACAATACGGTGTCCCAGTTAGATCTTTCAAGGGTCACAGCCACATCGTTCAAGACTGTGCTTTGACTGCTGACGGTGCTTACGCTTTGTCCGCTTCTTGGGATAAGACCTTGAGATTGTGGGATGTTGCTACCGGTGAAACTTACCAAAGATTTGTCGGTCACAAGTCCGATGTCATGTCTGTTGCTATTGACAGAAAGGCTTCCATGATCATCTCTGGTTCCCGTGACAAGACCGTCAAGGTCTGGACCATCAAGGGCCAATGTTTGGCTACCATGTTGGGTCACAACGACTGGGTTTCCCAAGTTAGAATTGTCCCAACCGAGGATGTTAACGATGACACTGTCACCGTTATCTCTGCTGGTATGGACAAGATGGTTAAG GCATGGAACGTTAACCAATTCCAAATCGAAGCTGACTTCATCGGTCACAACAACTACGTTAACACCGTTACTGCTTCACCAGATGGTTCTTTGATCGCTTCCGCTGGTAAGGACGGTGAAATCATGTTGTGGAACTTGGCTGACAAGTCTGCTATGTACACCTTGAGTGCTCAAGATGAAGTCTTCGCTTTGGCTTTCTCTCCAAACAGATACTGGTTGTCTGCTGCTACCGCTTCTGGTATCAAGATCTTCTGTTTGGATCCAAAGTCTTTGgtcgatgaattgaagccAGAATTCGCTGGTTACACCAAGGCCGCTGAACCACACGCTGTCTCTTTGGCTTGGTCCGCTGACGGTCAAACTTTGTTCGCTGGTTACACCGACAACGTCATCAGAGTTTGGCAAGTCATGACCGCTAACTAA
- the SPC24 gene encoding kinetochore-associated Ndc80 complex subunit SPC24 (similar to Saccharomyces cerevisiae SPC24 (YMR117C); ancestral locus Anc_2.427) has protein sequence MSNNGLLENPAELLREVRESFIIDQDVESLLTIDGKIEQIRTRSQEKLRDKKLEISRLEIQLKNSESRVNSLSKDLNQIKDESQDLVSNNDVVDFVKELDELEQSIVDLRSNLGEKVAKFVQGSEVSSNGQSLISEEALNKEVQSDILQDPEARADLLKLKLYRSLRIFIDDVNHQVMIEGNDNEINTLPLDDDLSDYFRTKYIWDRMKASR, from the coding sequence ATGTCAAACAATGGTCTCTTGGAAAATCCTGCAGAGTTACTACGAGAAGTGCGTGAAAGCTTCATAATCGATCAAGATGTGGAATCGCTGCTGACCATTGATGGGAAAATAGAGCAGATCAGGACAAGATCCCAAGAGAAGCTTCGGGATAAAAAACTAGAGATATCCAGATTGGAAAtccagttgaagaacagtGAATCAAGAGTTAATAGTTTGAGCAAGGATTTAAATCAAATTAAGGATGAATCACAGGACTTGGTGAGCAATAATGACGTCGTGGATTTCGTCAAGGAACTGGATGAATTAGAACAATCGATTGTCGATCTGCGAAGTAATTTGGGTGAGAAAGTGGCCAAATTTGTACAAGGAAGTGAGGTTTCTTCCAATGGTCAATCACTGATATCTGAAGAAGCATTGAATAAGGAGGTTCAATCTGATATACTACAGGATCCAGAAGCAAGAGCAGACTTACTCAAGTTGAAGCTCTATAGATCACTGCGAattttcattgatgatgttaACCATCAAGTCATGATCGAAGGAAATGATAACGAGATCAATACTCTCCCCTTGGATGATGATCTCAGTGATTATTTCAGGACGAAGTACATATGGGATAGGATGAAGGCAAGTCGTTAA
- the OCT1 gene encoding metalloendopeptidase (similar to Saccharomyces cerevisiae OCT1 (YKL134C); ancestral locus Anc_2.432), with protein sequence MLKSVSLQRNSVAKASQIAWRCLKQFKAGTAELSTQAFQKENVSGSLERTFDDVDYWHEVNKRNYVLGKGVGRGIKGFGFNIPSKTETGLFENPYLTSPEGLRKFSRRSLTHAQGLLDDMRNNKSFEGLTAYVMRLDQLSDTLCRVIDLCEFIRSSHPDSSFIEAAQACHEEMFEFMNILNTDVELCDTLRQVLTDPEIKGKLSNEEITVGKILLEDFEKSGIYMNPEVRDQFIALSQEISLVGQEFINNTDYVRSNYIKIKCEEVDNSGINKLLISQLPKDVRGKYYKIPTHGYIAYSILRSCPDEEIRMNLWTAMHRCSDKQINRLDQLLRLRAILAKLMGKESFAQYQLEGKMAQTPQQVRDFIGTLVNYMRPKTIEELKFIYELKSKQEKREIQPSPSEQDIASMVRPWDREYYTSMYSLQQRRDAIDDEQISSYFTLGNVIQGLSDLFESIYGIRLEPVVPKTGETFSPEVRRLNVVCEQEGVIGVVYCDLFERAGKTSNPSHFTVCCSRQIYPKETEFSTIQTGFNSEGLMFQLPVIALVCNFSSSTDSEGKSICLLQLNEVETLFHEMGHAMHSMLGRTRLQNISGTRCATDFVELPSILMEHFARDVRVLERIGKHHRTGAPISEKLLLNYLEETKFMQHCETFSQAKMAMLDQDLHGEKVIKDFDHFDVTAAYQQLERDMKVLVDDKSNWCGKFGHLFGYGATYYSYLFDRAIASKVWDSLFSSDPYSRVNGEKFKECVLKWGGSRNPWRCIADVLNKPELSEGGTEAMRYIGQSEDL encoded by the coding sequence ATGTTAAAAAGTGTTTCATTGCAACGAAATTCGGTGGCGAAAGCTTCTCAGATTGCTTGGCGGTGTCTAAAACAGTTTAAGGCTGGGACCGCAGAGCTGTCTACGCAAGCCTTTCAGAAAGAGAACGTTTCTGGGAGTTTAGAAAGGACATTCGATGACGTTGATTACTGGCATGAGGTTAACAAGCGCAATTATGTGCTCGGGAAAGGTGTCGGGAGAGGTATAAAGGGCTTTGGCTTCAATATTCCATCTAAGACGGAAACTGGTCTCTTCGAGAACCCCTATCTTACCTCACCTGAAGGTCTAAGAAAATTCAGTCGTAGGTCACTGACACACGCTCAAGGTTTGCTCGATGATATGAGGAATAATAAATCCTTTGAAGGTCTTACGGCTTATGTTATGAGACTAGATCAACTCAGTGATACTCTTTGTCGAGTAATAGATCTATGCGAGTTCATACGATCATCTCATCCAGACAGCTCGTTTATCGAGGCAGCTCAGGCGTGTCACGAGGAGATGTTCGAATTCATGAATATTCTTAATACAGATGTTGAGCTTTGTGATACTCTGAGGCAAGTGCTCACTGATCCAGAAATCAAAGGCAAGTTATCTAATGAGGAGATCACAGTGGGCAAGATCCTACTGgaagattttgagaaatctGGGATATACATGAATCCAGAAGTTAGAGACCAATTTATCGCTCTTTCGCAAGAAATAAGTCTAGTTGGGCAAGAGTTCATCAACAATACCGATTACGTTCGCTCGAATTACATTAAAATAAAATGCGAAGAAGTCGACAACAGTGGTATTAATAAGTTGCTTATAAGTCAACTACCCAAGGATGTTAGGGGAAAGTATTACAAGATTCCAACACATGGATACATTGCCTATTCGATATTGAGAAGCTGCCCCGACGAAGAGATAAGGATGAACTTATGGACCGCAATGCATAGATGCTCTGATAAGCAAATCAATAGATTAGACCAATTGCTTCGGTTGAGAGCTATTCTTGCCAAACTAATGGGCAAAGAAAGTTTCGCACAGTACCAATTAGAAGGTAAAATGGCTCAAACTCCACAGCAAGTTCGTGACTTCATTGGAACTTTAGTCAACTACATGCGTCCAAAGACAATCGAAGAGCTTAAGTTCATATATGAGCTGAAGTccaaacaagaaaagagagaaaTACAACCAAGCCCGAGTGAGCAAGATATTGCATCCATGGTACGACCATGGGACCGTGAATATTACACCTCCATGTATTCACTTCAACAACGCCGTGACGCAATTGACGATGAGCAGATAAGCTCTTACTTCACACTGGGCAATGTCATACAAGGCCTTTCTGACCTCTTTGAAAGCATCTACGGTATAAGATTAGAGCCTGTGGTTCCCAAAACTGGTGAGACGTTTTCGCCTGAAGTGAGAAGATTGAATGTGGTGTGTGAACAAGAAGGGGTCATTGGTGTTGTTTACTGTGATTTATTCGAGCGTGCAGGGAAAACCTCCAATCCATCCCATTTCACCGTTTGTTGCTCCAGACAGATTTATCCTAAAGAAACAGAATTTTCGACTATTCAAACTGGCTTTAATAGTGAGGGCCTTATGTTTCAATTGCCAGTAATAGCTCTTGTGTGcaatttctcttcttcgactGACTCAGAAGGAAAGTCAATCTGTTTACTTCAGCTGAACGAAGTTGAAACATTATTTCACGAAATGGGCCATGCCATGCACTCAATGTTGGGTAGAACTCGTCTGCAAAATATTAGCGGGACTCGATGTGCCACCGATTTTGTTGAATTACCTAGCATCCTTATGGAACATTTTGCCCGCGATGTAAGAGTTTTAGAAAGGATAGGTAAGCATCATCGCACCGGCGCTCCCATTTCAGAAAAGCTCTTATTAAATTACCTCGAAGAGACTAAATTTATGCAACACTGTGAGACTTTCTCTCAAGCAAAGATGGCGATGTTAGATCAGGATCTACATGGTGAGAAAGTTATCAAGgattttgatcattttgatGTCACTGCAGCGTATCAGCAATTGGAGCGCGACATGAAAGTGCTAGTTGATGACAAGAGCAACTGGTGCGGTAAGTTTGGCCATTTGTTTGGGTACGGTGCCACTTACTACAGCTACCTTTTCGATCGGGCAATTGCTTCCAAAGTTTGGGACAGCCTGTTTTCAAGCGATCCATACAGTAGAGTCAATGGTGAGAAATTTAAAGAGTGTGTACTGAAATGGGGTGGTTCGAGAAATCCGTGGAGATGCATTGCTGATGTACTTAATAAACCAGAGCTCAGCGAAGGTGGTACAGAAGCCATGAGGTACATAGGTCAATCAGAAGATTTATGA
- the MRPL31 gene encoding mitochondrial 54S ribosomal protein mL60 (similar to Saccharomyces cerevisiae MRPL31 (YKL138C); ancestral locus Anc_2.428), with the protein MFGPFKASNTLLGGLLWKIPWRMSSHQKQRVRHRLRDVDEVLKQVNLGLHVERCQQKGMQFQEALETPKMFKPRIKSLRLLNKPSIFPKENQMSPKDKYTVFNRKSKDYRKSVHKVPKWTKLSLRRNPKFF; encoded by the coding sequence ATGTTCGGTCCTTTCAAAGCCTCTAACACATTACTGGGTGGTCTATTATGGAAGATCCCATGGAGGATGTCTTCGCATCAGAAACAAAGAGTTAGACACAGACTGAGGGACGTCGATGAGGTTTTGAAGCAAGTGAATTTGGGATTGCACGTTGAAAGATGTCAACAAAAAGGTATGCAGTTTCAGGAAGCTCTGGAGACTCCAAAAATGTTTAAGCCAAGAATAAAATCGCTACGTTTGTTGAACAAGCCATCGATATTCCCCAAGGAGAATCAAATGTCACCAAAGGACAAATACACGGTTTTCAATAGAAAATCGAAGGACTATAGGAAGAGTGTTCATAAAGTACCCAAATGGACCAAATTGTCTCTGAGAAGGAACCCTAAGTTTTTCTAA
- the TGL1 gene encoding sterol esterase (similar to Saccharomyces cerevisiae TGL1 (YKL140W); ancestral locus Anc_2.424) translates to MALGGRVSITDSVIIVLVYIETVLALSLRLVPQPIKTLLSWLINLRGGYDDSSIEQRIRRAPTIHEMCAVFDIKVEDHLVRTEDDYILTLHHIRPKMGKFNGKVAYLHHGLLMCSDVWVCNIEKQKNLPFVLHELGFDVWLGNNRGNKYSTAHLNLLPKDKKFWDFSIDEFAFFDIPNSIQFVLDRTRVDQLICIGFSQGSAQMFAAFSISEELNMKVSQFIAIAPAMTPKGLHNRIVDTLVKASPGLMYLFFGSRIVLPTAVLWQRTLHPKLFNFMVDFGNRFLFNWKALNITTRQKLASYSKLYSTTSVKSIVHWFQILQSQKFQVFEASDDIINSFYRPYQIATFPTRTNIRIPILLIYGGTDSLVDINVMKQNLPANTVFDIKVEDHDHLDLLWGHNVDALVIARVIKFIQFFDEPFELPLVDYDKDIIRLDSPPNAVTSSLTMNDEDRGLPPFKKDDYSDDESIYLESSEQLEDERQHKKDRKLLSELFLNSFRA, encoded by the coding sequence ATGGCTCTTGGTGGTAGAGTGTCGATAACAGACTCAGTTATCATCGTCCTGGTCTACATAGAGACAGTGTTAGCATTGTCGTTGAGATTGGTACCACAGCCCATTAAGACCTTGCTTTCATGGTTGATTAATTTGAGAGGTGGTTACGATGACTCCTCCATTGAGCAAAGGATAAGAAGGGCCCCAACGATTCATGAGATGTGTGCGGTATTTGACATTAAGGTCGAGGATCATTTGGTAAGGACAGAGGATGATTATATCTTGACTTTGCACCACATAAGGCCGAAAATGGGGAAATTTAATGGGAAAGTCGCATACCTGCACCATGGTTTATTGATGTGCTCCGACGTTTGGGTTTGCAACATTGAGAAACAAAAAAATTTACCTTTTGTACTTCACGAGCTTGGGTTCGATGTTTGGTTAGGTAATAATAGGGGTAATAAGTATTCTACTGCACACTTGAATCTTTTGCCCAAGGAtaaaaaattttgggattTCTCtatcgatgaatttgcaTTTTTTGATATCCCAAATTCAATTCAATTTGTGTTGGACCGTACCAGAGTCGATCAACTGATATGTATTGGTTTCTCGCAGGGTTCCGCCCAAATGTTCGCTGCTTTCTCCATAAGCGAGGAGTTGAATATGAAAGTATCCCAATTCATTGCGATCGCGCCCGCGATGACACCTAAGGGACTTCACAATCGTATCGTCGATACGCTGGTGAAAGCATCACCAGGGCTCATGTATTTGTTTTTCGGTAGTAGGATAGTACTACCAACCGCCGTGCTATGGCAGCGGACTTTACACccaaaactcttcaactttatgGTAGATTTTGGTAATCGGTTCTTGTTTAACTGGAAAGCTTTAAACATCACAACAAGACAAAAATTGGCTTCTTATTCGAAACTTTATTCAACGACAAGTGTAAAGTCAATTGTGCATTGGTTCCAAATACTGCAATCTCAAAAGTTCCAGGTATTTGAAGCCTCGGATGATATAATAAATTCCTTTTACAGACCATATCAAATTGCCACATTTCCAACAAGAACCAATATCAGAATTCCAATTTTATTAATTTACGGTGGTACTGATTCTCTAGTAGATATCAATGTCATGAAGCAAAATCTGCCGGCAAACACCGTCTTTGACATCAAAGTGGAGGATCACGATCATTTGGATCTGCTATGGGGTCACAATGTCGACGCGCTGGTCATTGCCAGGGTCATTaaattcattcaattttttgatgaacCATTTGAGTTACCCCTGGTCGATTACGACAAGGACATCATCCGTCTGGACTCGCCACCAAACGCCGTTACGTCCTCACTTACAATGAACGATGAAGATAGAGGTCTGCCCCCATTTAAAAAAGATGATTACTCAGACGATGAATCAATTTATCTGGAGAGCAGCGAACAGCTTGAGGATGAAAGACAGCACAAGAAGGATCGAAAGCTGTTGAGCGAACTATTTCTCAACAGCTTCCGAGCATGA
- the HSK3 gene encoding Hsk3p (similar to Saccharomyces cerevisiae HSK3 (YKL138C-A); ancestral locus Anc_2.426): MSNPSKERQYAHMAQQLQLLQANLVKTSEQLEIMSQHCNKNLVGQLGKVHASWFIGSNRFFEEEMLGKQKK, encoded by the coding sequence ATGTCAAATCCCAGCAAGGAGCGGCAGTATGCTCATATGGCAcagcaattgcaattgctACAAGCAAACTTAGTGAAGACCAGCGAACAGCTGGAAATCATGTCCCAGCATTGCAACAAGAATCTGGTAGGCCAACTGGGTAAGGTCCATGCCAGTTGGTTCATTGGAAGTAACCGATTCTTCGAGGAAGAGATGCTGGGAAAACAAAAGAAGTGA
- the CMC1 gene encoding Cmc1p (similar to Saccharomyces cerevisiae YKL137W; ancestral locus Anc_2.429), protein MSEESNVKKRSSRLPIWVLAPREEKEARQNLKKFAYKKCDDYVQAMATCAKNHGIKLFPACDAQRDKMVECLLFYQVDTKYLDEQRDLIVQRKIAALEEQVRKSKEK, encoded by the coding sequence ATGAGTGAGGAATCAAACGTTAAAAAGCGTAGTTCGAGACTTCCTATCTGGGTGCTGGCGCCAAGggaagagaaggaagctcGTCAGAATTTAAAGAAATTCGCATATAAAAAATGTGACGACTACGTGCAGGCTATGGCTACCTGTGCTAAGAACCATGGAATCAAGTTATTTCCAGCGTGTGATGCGCAACGTGACAAGATGGTTGAGTGTCTTTTGTTTTATCAAGTGGATACGAAGTATTTAGATGAACAAAGGGATCTtattgttcaaagaaagatcgCTGCTTTGGAAGAGCAGGTCCGCAAGAGTAAAGAAAAGTGA
- the APL2 gene encoding Apl2p (similar to Saccharomyces cerevisiae APL2 (YKL135C); ancestral locus Anc_2.430), which translates to MPPLDKRIKKFIKNSLRVAPRVSNKGELAELRAALVSQYPQTRKDAIKKTIQQMTLSKDVSSLFPDVLKNIATNDVEQKKLVYLYVMNYAETHPELCILAVNTFVTDAQDPNPLIRCMSIRTMSMIRVDKILEYVETPLRRTLQDDNAYVRKTAVICVAKLFQLNKELCIELGVLEDLVSALDDANPMVVANATAALTEINAMDSSVVNLAELINSHVSQFLLALNECTEWARITILGALAEYNARDSLEAQDIIDRVSAHLQHVNPAVVLATIQVVIKNYSRTEQQNPKAFMNRLSSALVSIMSTPPEMQYVALRNIRIILEKYPEVLTKELRIFYVKFNDPLYIKIEKIDILVRLIDSTNFKQCNMLLVELKEYAMEFEPEFVSRAIQGLAQLGIKYSEEKFVAKTLDVLLELLEGHENLKDDCCVAVCDLLRHSVGNDTMANNVCSVLNSWSSVESTLTSDAAKCNYIWLMGQYPDKFTSLESKLEAFVQEFPQEEPLTQTSILMTVVRLHSKLSGNILQNVLELATNSIHELDVRDMAILYWRCLSVSDSEKLIEELCSSVSPRIENTLDQFSADVLEKLLTELSTISSILFKPKSDRNTSYVQRQYVVRGKQMDELKDIAKTEIAKTMNDDVLLDFDDDDDESNPQISGNNNALDDLDELFDFGSVPSNSANVDQGMKNLNIQTQPAKKTSNTQDLLDLF; encoded by the coding sequence ATGCCACCTTTAGATAAGAggatcaaaaaattcattaaGAATTCCCTCCGAGTGGCTCCCAGGGTCTCGAATAAAGGTGAATTGGCAGAGTTAAGGGCAGCACTGGTATCTCAGTATCCACAAACGCGTAAGGATGCCATTAAGAAAACTATACAGCAAATGACCCTGAGCAAGGATGTTTCCTCACTGTTCCCCGatgttttgaagaatatagCTACGAATGACGTCGAACAAAAGAAGCTCGTTTACTTATACGTTATGAATTACGCTGAAACGCATCCTGAACTTTGTATTTTGGCGGTTAATACTTTTGTTACCGATGCTCAGGATCCAAATCCTTTGATTCGTTGTATGTCTATCAGAACCATGTCCATGATTAGGGTGGACAAGATATTAGAATATGTCGAAACGCCCCTACGCCGTACATTGCAAGACGATAATGCATACGTTAGGAAAACCGCTGTCATCTGCGTAGCTAAgttgtttcaattgaataaagaGCTCTGTATTGAGCTTGGCGTCTTAGAAGACTTGGTTTCGGCATTAGATGATGCAAACCCGATGGTTGTGGCAAATGCAACAGCCGCTCTCACTGAGATCAACGCAATGGACTCTTCTGTGGTCAATTTAGcagaattgatcaattctcATGTTTCACAGTTCTTACTTGCCCTGAATGAATGTACGGAATGGGCCAGAATCACCATACTTGGAGCTCTTGCTGAGTATAACGCTAGAGATTCATTGGAAGCACAGGATATTATAGACCGGGTCTCTGCTCACTTACAGCATGTTAATCCAGCTGTTGTTCTGGCCACTATACAAGTTGTCATTAAAAACTACTCTCGTACGGAGCAGCAAAATCCAAAGGCGTTCATGAATAGGCTCTCATCGGCATTAGTTTCCATCATGTCGACCCCACCAGAGATGCAGTATGTGGCTCTAAGAAATATAAGAATTATCTTGGAAAAATACCCAGAAGTATTGACCAAGGAACTGAGGATATTCTACGTTAAATTCAATGACCCGCTTTACATCAAAATAGAAAAAATCGATATTTTGGTTAGACTGATAGATTCCACGAACTTTAAACAATGTAATATGCTGCTAGTTGAGCTGAAGGAATACGCGATGGAGTTTGAACCTGAATTTGTTTCGAGAGCCATTCAAGGTTTAGCTCAGCTAGGAATAAAATACTCAGAAGAAAAGTTTGTTGCCAAGACATTAGACGTTCTACTGGAACTGTTGGAAGGACACGAAAATTTAAAGGACGATTGTTGTGTTGCTGTTTGTGATTTACTAAGGCATAGTGTTGGAAATGATACAATGGCAAATAATGTATGTTCCGTACTAAATTCGTGGTCATCGGTTGAGTCGACACTGACGTCTGATGCAGCAAAATGTAACTATATCTGGTTAATGGGCCAATATCCTGACAAGTTTACCTCCTTAGAGAGCAAGCTGGAAGCCTTCGTGCAAGAATTTCCTCAGGAAGAACCTTTGACGCAAACATCTATTTTGATGACCGTCGTTAGATTACACTCAAAGTTATCTGGTAATatacttcaaaatgttctCGAGCTGGCCACTAACTCGATTCATGAGCTCGATGTCCGAGACATGGCTATACTATATTGGAGATGCTTATCAGTGTCTGACTCTGAAAAACTGATAGAAGAATTATGCTCATCAGTATCGCCACGTATTGAAAACACTTTGGACCAATTCTCTGCAGATGTTCTCGAAAAACTGTTGACGGAGTTGTCGACTATAAGCTCGATTCTTTTCAAGCCAAAATCAGATAGAAATACCAGTTATGTTCAAAGGCAATACGTCGTTCGTGGTAAGCAGATGGATGAGTTAAAGGATATAGCAAAGACAGAGATAGCAAAGACTATGAATGACGATGTGTTACTCGATtttgacgatgacgatgatgaatcgAACCCTCAGATTTCGGGCAACAACAATGCTCTTGACGATCTAGATGAACTGTTCGACTTTGGAAGCGTACCCAGCAACTCAGCAAATGTTGATCAAGGTATGAAAAACCTAAATATACAGACACAACCTGCCAAGAAGACTTCCAATACCCAAGATCTTCTGGATCTTTTTTAA
- the CTK1 gene encoding cyclin-dependent serine/threonine protein kinase CTK1 (similar to Saccharomyces cerevisiae CTK1 (YKL139W); ancestral locus Anc_2.425) gives MTDRPNFKRRVGNPPPYRPAPKRLRANNRPTTPLPLSPASNASHNRSGQNSRYDSGGQSRYEGSRYDNTSSKPSERHNNRASPSRGHYSTGQRADDERNRNGFLSKLPKGPKVAMSRYNDGKSSSVTKQAIEEKKVPPPSLLTQIRDSSVYERILQVGEGTYGKVYKARSTVTGKIVALKRLRLEGEREGFPITSIREIKLLQSFDHPNVSTLNEIMVESQKTVYMIFEYADNDLSGLLLNKQIDIDAAQCKHIFEQLLRGMEYLHGNGILHRDIKGSNILIDNKGQLRITDFGLARKVKAESDYTNRVITLWYRPPELLLGTTNYGPEVDMWGCGCVLVELFNKVAIFQGQNELEQLDSIFKIMGTPNTDSWPTIFDMPWFFMVMPQQSHKYPNTFREKFSSIIPSEACLRLSEGLLSYNKNRRLTASQALQSAYFKELPKPAPLVLEGYEGCHEYEVKLARKQKRAKLQEEQASKRESSEKQA, from the coding sequence ATGACAGATCGTCCTAATTTCAAGAGGCGAGTAGGGAATCCACCACCATACAGACCAGCTCCCAAGAGGCTGAGGGCCAATAACCGTCCCACAACACCTTTGCCTCTTAGTCCAGCTTCCAATGCATCTCATAATCGCAGTGGTCAAAACTCACGTTACGACAGCGGAGGTCAGTCGAGGTATGAGGGCTCACGATATGACAATACAAGCTCAAAGCCTTCAGAGAGGCACAATAATAGAGCATCCCCAAGTCGTGGTCATTATAGTACAGGGCAACGTGCAGATGATGAGAGGAATAGGAATGgctttctttcaaagttaCCGAAGGGCCCTAAAGTTGCCATGTCACGATACAATGATGGCAAGAGCTCGTCCGTTACAAAACAAGCTAtagaggagaagaaagtacCGCCTCCCTCACTTTTGACCCAGATAAGAGACAGTTCAGTATATGAAAGGATACTGCAGGTGGGAGAGGGAACATATGGTAAAGTGTACAAAGCACGCAGCACAGTGACTGGTAAGATAGTTGCTCTGAAAAGGCTCAGATTGGAGGGTGAAAGAGAAGGATTTCCGATCACTTCTATTCGTGAGATAAAGTTATTACAAAGCTTTGACCATCCAAATGTCTCCACTCTGAATGAGATCATGGTCGAATCCCAAAAGACCGTCTATATGATCTTTGAGTATGCGGATAATGACTTAAGTGGTcttttgttgaacaaacaGATCGACATTGATGCAGCACAATGTAAACATATCTTTGAGCAACTATTACGAGGAATGGAATATTTGCATGGGAACGGAATCTTGCATCGTGATATTAAAGGTTCAAACATTCTTATAGATAACAAAGGTCAACTAAGAATCACGGATTTCGGACTGGCGAGGAAAGTGAAGGCAGAGAGTGATTACACAAATCGAGTGATCACGTTGTGGTATAGGCCTCCCGAATTACTACTAGGTACCACCAACTATGGGCCTGAAGTGGATATGTGGGGTTGCGGCTGTGTACTGGTGgaactcttcaacaaagtGGCAATTTTCCAAGGTCAAAATGAATTAGAACAACTGGAttccatcttcaagataatGGGTACTCCCAACACAGATAGTTGGCCCACGATATTTGATATGCCCTGGTTCTTCATGGTTATGCCACAGCAATCGCATAAATACCCAAACACGTTCAGAGAAaaattctcttcaatcatcCCATCTGAAGCCTGTCTTCGATTATCAGAGGGACTGTTGTCATACAATAAAAACAGGAGACTCACAGCTTCACAAGCTTTACAAAGTGCAtacttcaaagagctcCCAAAGCCGGCACCTTTGGTCCTAGAAGGTTATGAAGGCTGTCATGAATACGAAGTGAAGTTAGCAAGAAAACAGAAACGTGCCAAACTTCAAGAGGAGCAGGCTTCCAAGAGGGAATCGTCTGAGAAACAAGCATAG